From the Lactuca sativa cultivar Salinas chromosome 9, Lsat_Salinas_v11, whole genome shotgun sequence genome, the window tgtaggtgttgtggacttgatgttcaccggtgtactctaaaaaccctggcagctatagatttagtgcctCATTATAaaacgatggtagctatggatttagtacagtGTAGATGAAccatggtagctatggatttagtactatgaaccttggtagctatggatttagtactatgTAGATTAACCTCAGCCAACAATGGACTttatgccaattccttaggaacgaatgaaggaaggatagtcgattcttagggtaaaaccttaagaaataaagaagataaaggggatgggtaattgggttgattgtttgatgattgaatataataattatattattgtgggctgaaaaccctatatgctcaccagggtcccaagcctgacccactcagttttctttgtatcacaggtatcaatatgaAGACATATtgcactaagagattaaaggagatgtaaatcattagtgtaaataaatgtaagttctgtttatgcttatgtgtctgtatcggaacatgacatcccgagattttgttatataatgaaaatacttttctttaagaaatgctttgataaattcttatcatattttgttttggggacaaattccgcaataattttctttaaacgattactctgattttaaaaacaaagcataaacaaatcggtattttctggccgagattttggggatgtcacaccatgtAATGCATAATCAGTTGTATAGTTGTATAGACAGTGAAATTATATAAACAATAAACGATAATTAATTTATCGGGCAACCCATTCATCAAACAAACATTAGTTACTATTTGTTttacatatataataaaaaataaacatcTTGACTAGTGTCTTATTTGAAAGTTAACTCATTGagaatataaacatatacaacaTAATAGAGAATCCATGGATCACTTAACCAACATTAAGTCCAAGGCTAAGTGGGAGTAACCCACAAGAAATGAAAGCTGCGTTTATCATTTTGTCATTTTGTCGAACATATGATGCACATCTCCCTCCACCACCATTTATACCCCCTTCACTCAATTCCCAAACCTAAATAGTCACACTAACCAGATTGGATTCTATCGATGGAATCACACACGTGGAGAATGATTGGCGACACAGTAAGGAAATCATGGGTGGTGGCCGCTACCATCAGGTCGGTTGAGGCATTGAAAGATCAAGGCGTTGCACGGTGGAACAGACCTCTTACAAAAATTTCTTATTGTTCGTCAGCGGTGGTTACAACTGGTAAATTCAGAGTGAAAAGAGGAAAAGTGGAATAAATGAAGAAAGTCATGGATATGAGTTGCTTTGGTCCAAATACTGTTAGATTTTAGAAGCGTGCTTTGTATTATCGCCATGGATGCCGATCCACAAGATAAACAAGTCTAACACTAATCCTGTAAGTGTTCGTAATTTGTCTCCATCCATCATCAATGCATGATTTTTGAATCGAACCACGCCACAAATTCCAAATTCTTACTGGATTAAAGTTTCTACTTCAAAAACATATCGGTTGATCTATTGCATCAGCAGATCAAACTATTGATCAATCAACGTTAATTTCTATTGAAGTTTTGAAATCTGATTATTGATATGAACATTCATTTAcatattatattcatatattgTTTCACGATACTCAAACTTTTCATAATCAAACATAttatattacatatacaactTTATACTCCTCTTTTTGTTATCTTTACACGGACATTATAACACCCAAATCTACAATCTCAAAAGTCAAAATCATCTTGATTTGGTTTGGGCGAAGTCAACAAAGCAGTGTAAAGCCTCAACCGATCTTCCCCAAGTGAAGAACACCTCGACAATGGTCTTCTCGGCCTAATGAAAGACAACGACGTCAAAGTGAGTCTATGCTGGTACCTTCGCCATGCCAACTGAATCGCCACCGCCGCCCAAGTCCTCCACCCCGGAGAATAATACCGAGCACTCCTCTTCACCTTTTCATTCACAAATGTATACCTAAAATGCCGCGTTACATACTTGACATCATCGGCTTCTAGCCCAAAAGCTTCGGTTGTTTCAAGAGTCACGAGCGTTGATGATGACGGTGGTAGTCTCTCGATGAATGGCCGCCGGAGACACCATGATAAGAGCTCGTCGCCGCTGAAGTTTCCGGGTCCTAACATGCAACAACTGTTGACACCATCTCGGAGTACTTGGCTGCTTTGAAGATGACCTCTTACTATGAACAACATTCTCTGTACAGGGTCACCTTCTCTTGCAATctactcataaataaaatatttttaaagaaaatacgAAATTGATGTAATaattatcaaattcatattttggttGCAAAATTGAATAAattgcaaaattgattttttctttttgaaaaattaaaaaattactttttactcACAAAAAGCTACACATATGACATAAAAGATTCTATAtattagttattattattattatttttaaactgaACCTCaactatattttttatttttttaattaaaggtCAACTTTATTTTTGATTAACAAAAGATTGCAAAATTGgttactttattaaatattaaatatcatatgatagttaattttgtgattaaatgaAGGTAGTAATTGTAGACTTTTGAGTTCAGAAGGACTAACCGTTTCTCCCTTTGTAAAAATGAGGGACTTGACACGATCGCATATATTCTCAAGGACCAAATTGTCCATATGTTGAAATAATGGTACCTGAGTTAAACATTCATCATAACAATAAGATTTTAAGATAAGAAGTAAGAACATATAAGTTTCATCTCACCTCCTCGAAGGTCTATCTTATTACCAATTACACGCACCAGTCAAGATTATTGTCATTTAAATCCAAACAGTTCAACATTTACAAAGTTCTATTTAGTATATCATTATAGAAAACTTTTTACAAAACAAAGAAACCATTTATTCATTGTCGATAAATCTATATCTCAACTGATAAAATAAGATATTTCGATTCGTTATAGATAATAGACAATAGATTTTAGATTATCAATATATATACCTGTCGCACCAAGTCCAAACAGAGATGATACTTAATGTCTCTCCTGAGACCCTCAGGAAGATTGTGTATCATCTCACATTCGTCCACACCACGCATTGCCGTCCATCGTTGGCGCTCATAGTTACGTACTCTTTGCCGGAAACTTTGAGGGAGCTGCCTCCTCTTCATCCACCACTCTATGTTTCTCATTTTCAATTGCATAGCTAGTTTCTttgatgttgttgcatgtaaaaacACCTATATACACAAAAATATATCATCTTTCAAAAATGACTAAAACGTCCTTGTATTCTCTACATATTTAAAAAAGTAACTTTAAGTTCAATAAGGATGCTTTTGAGACCAATCCATGCTATTTATATGTGTGTGCATGTACCTTGATATTTCCAATCAACATGGTGACTAGAAGAAGTCCCATTGTGAGAACGATGATGATGAAAACACATTCCAACCAATCTGTTGTGCTTTCTAAGTTCCCAAACGTActgtatatatataataaatacatataataaaatcatttaacactatAAAAAACGTTTCTTGATGAAAATCGAGTTACCTAAGGTTCATGAGTCCCCAAAAAATGGGTAAAAGTATCTTTTCTAAACGGCTATCATTGGTAAAGAGTTGAAGAGTCCATTTATAAGCTCCATAGCCATCTTCGCTTTCAAGACAAGTTGTTCTCGCCTCTTTATTTGATCCCCATAAGAGCCTTGTGTGATCTTTCACAAACTTATCTGTGCCATAATAAACAGGGTTCTGACATGTCAAAAATCTTGAGACACAAATCCCGTTTGTTTCCATGCATTTTTCTTTCAAGCATTTCACAACCCTTTGCATACCAAGCAAGTACCAACACGCTCCTACAGCCTGCAAACCGAtaaaaaatatttgagaaaatgaCTGAAATATATTAAATTCTAGCTAGTTATATTATATGTAAGCACAATTTAAAGAGTACTTTTGTCACAGTGCTTTTGGGAGTAAATTTATTTTCAATTATTGAAGGGGTCTATCATAATTTCAAAATAATGTAGGCATGTTAAGACAAAATTAAGATAAAAAAAGACAATCTTACATGAGAGGCAACTAAATAAGCGATCAAATTGAGAACAATCCCCCACCAAACAGTACCAAAAATGTAGCCTGAGAGATTTTGCATACGTCGCAAAAGGCATACAGAGTGATAAATCTTTGGTAAGTATTGAAACAAGAACACGAGTAAAGAAACTGTCATTATTTCTGTCGTCAAACCCTTCTTTAACAATGCAGGAATCACTACCCATAACACCACCTGTCCAAAGAATTTAATTCtatattatttaaaaattaaatatataataaaaatgaacCATTTATTGTGAATGATTTCACCTTAATAGTTAAAAGAGAAATAAAGTTATTGAACTGCTAACCGATCAAAGTTGAAGTGTACTCTAAATGGTTCCATTAAGATTGATCAAAGATACTAAATATGTAACTATTAGAATAACCTATATAATATGGAACAAACCGtgcaagaaaaaaaaatgtaaaacataAATATGTTAGAATATGcattaatgaattaattaatttttatattcTAGTATagtaatattaaattaatatttttaggACGCGACTTTATCTTGTTTAGATTTTGTATTAATGGAAAGTTGACatgtattaaaataataatacttTAATTTATCGGTATAATGATTTCTGTCAAATGTTTTATAAACCTGAGGGATTGGGAGGATGACGAAGAGATCAAACAGGAACGCCTTCCGGGACACGTTGCATGAATTCCTGTCGTCATGTCGTAATCCGACGTCGTAACGCCACCACCTGTTCGACTTGAACTGTAACCACATGTTGGCCGCGTGCAAGGCGTCGGTCATGCACCGGACCACCGTGACGGTGATAGCAAACCACCCGTCAATGAACACACACATCCAGGAGTCACTTATGGAGAGTGTGTAGAAAAACAGCGGGTCGATGAACATACCGATGATGCATGCAAGCAAATAAACCTGTTCCCACGCCAGTAAAACACCTCGACGGAATGCGCCGCCGTGAATGCTGCTCTTACTCTCCGTCGACCCCACTTCCATTGTTTCATCGCCGGAGTAGTCGTCGATTGTGTCGGAGTAATCATCGGAAAAACGATGCCTGCTGTTCATTTTGACTGGAGTTCCCCACAATGAAGAAGAAAGAAacgatatatttatatatatacacacacgtggatatgtatatatgtatacatatgtcTCTGCATATATACACAGAGAAAGAAAGAGAAGGGGTACGCGTGGAAACGACActattacgagtgtgaaattttGATATGTAGCTCAGGTGATCAGGTTGATTAATGTACTGGGATACATAGTTGCTGTGAATGTACATAATTGTCCTTTTGTAAGCATGTGAATTGTTCGGTTGATATGTATAGGGAGTAAAATGTTGGTCAAACGACTCCAACCAATAGGATCACTCTCAAAGAAGCTATAGAGAATGAAAAATGGAGAATTGCAATGAAAGGAAGACTTGTAATAAGTTCAAAGAAACTCATGGTGAATGCAATCATTCACATAACTATAGGAAATCGACTACTAGGAGAGggttttttttggtaattacaAAGTTGAAAACTATTGAAACATTCGTCTGGATTTACTCTCAAGTGGAACTTTGTTCCTACATATATAGGTGGAACAAGAAAttgtttaaaattttatattgttCTTCATGATTCATCAAATGATCGATGGGAGTATCACAAAAGGTTAGAAAGGTGATGGTCGTCGGTTTAACTTATTGGTTGTCATATAGAGGTAGAAGTGTTAATGTTAATCGTCACAAGATGGGCATTGGGCTCATTATATTAGAAGTGAAACTTCAATCTTTTGCATGGATAGCTTTCTCTCTCCATCATCCCTTGGTTTTCTAAAGAATCTTAAAATAGACCTGCCAAAATTCAATAACTATGCAACAAATTGAATAAGATAGTAGAACCCTAATCAAGCCAAAAGTCCGGTTACGATCATATAAATAGAAACAAAATCCTGACTTAGGACTTTGACAAGTCTCTATTTAAACTAGCATCTTATTTTGTAACGAGTAAAAATGATTATTTTCTTGATTAGCTAGTCTCATTTTTTTTCCCAGTAATATAGCATATTGATCATTATTTACTTTGACACCCCCTATTTTTTGGTTAGAAATGGCCcctatatttttaatattatagatATTAGatccaaaaatataaaaatttagcTGTGGCCCTCCCTGCTCACCagtttttatacatattatatttttGGCCGCCAAATTAAATATTAAAGCTCCGCCCTTAATTGAAGCCAATCACCACTACATCTTATACCAAAGGCTTTCTAACTTAACTGTTTTTTTATCGGTCTGGTCTGGTTTTTTTACCGGTCCGGTCCGGCCCGTTCCGGGTAAAAACTGGTTACGGACcgacttatttttttaaaaaaaattgtattatgtgaaaatttttaaataagcatatttcattcgttttaagtcggattgacatacAGTTTTTTTCAACgtataatttagagtttgtagatgattCTTGACTATAATCTTGttgtttttagttttatattcgaTGAGTTATAAGCCTTCAAagatgagatatcaaagctgaaatattttagtttttcagcaagaaatttataatttgtattctgtgtaaattttttaaacaaacatatctcattcgttttaaaTCGGATTGACATGCTGTTTTTTTCCAACGTGTAATTTAGAGTTCATAGattattttagactataattttattgtttttggtgttatattcgATGAGCTACAATCCTTTAAAGATAAGATATGAAAGCTGAAATATTTAAGCTTTTCAGCAAAAAAATTTGAACTTTTGTATTCTGTAAAATTCTTTAAataagcatatctcattcgttttaagtcggatcgACATGTGGTTTTTCCAAtgtgtaatttagagtttgtacatgattttagactatactTTTATTGTTTTTGGTGTTATTTTAGATGAGTTACAGACATTCAAAGATGAGATATCAAGCAAAAGTATTTTagcaagaaatttaaacttttgtattctgTTAAATTCATTAAACaaacatatctcattcgttttaaatcggattgacatgcggtttctaccaacatgtaatttagagtttgtagataactttaaactatatttttgttgttatattcaatgagttacaatcaATAAAagttatgtaacgcccgtagatccgggctagtcaatttagatataataggggtcgaaaatgacttttcgacaaaagattatttagaataaataatcttaaacaagttgtagtttatgttacaaggtttccgtacatataaagagcgccaaaatccgagttataacgaagaagttatgacccgtcgaagtttcgcgacggaaccggcacgacaccggaaagtgtaaatagtgaatttatgatagagcgacttttaacattaacgatctaaacaaaagtcatagaaaatgttaaaccgagagtgtccataaaaagaacgcccaaatctgacttcgtatgaggaagttatgatttttctaagatttaacatagcagtgcacagcccgaaaattcgaatattagatcggtcgattttcagccaaaataatctaaacgagaaatgaagatatcattaataggagttaaacgataaaaagatagtaaaaaacggagctcgtatgcagaagttatggacgaagcttagtctctacttttcgagcgcgacaaattcgatacagttttgtaaatctgagatagattgagaattagccaacaagttctaaatgaaagttgtagtactcgtaaataccaacacgtggatataaatattgACAAAAaaggagatcgtatgcgaaagttacggacgaagcttagtctatacttttcgagcgcggcgaattcgatatagTTTTTGCAAATATGAGATAGAAGGGGAATTAGCCgatggggtctaaatgaaagttgtagtactcgtaaataccaacacgtggatataaataacgtagaaaacggagctcgtgcGTGGAAGATACGggcgaagcttagagactactttactataaaactcctataaataaagggtgaactcctcatattttcttcacaccataagcctttctttctctctctaacttctctctagcctccctaaacccctcccaagtctagggaacctccccagcacgagaaggaagccccggagcgccttaCACAtagataacgaagtgttgtctgagttcggaatcaccacctaatcaagtgagtccatggtccctttcatcttacacatagatatggattattttatataaactacgtgctatgtgtgaatattatctgtataattgctatctatatgggatgaacgattttatacatgttttaaatgatttaaactgtatatgtattttatatctacgataatgttggggtaaaacatgggtagatgtaatagatggagtatgagttggatgatgagttgagaggtgaaatagaccgtgaggtgagggtgagaggtggacgatgtgagaagcctttttcctaaatgatggccccgtcattcagcagagtatggatgacaaccacagactattctagacagtccagtggaacactagcagactcgcaacctgtaggtgttgtgaacgatgtgttcaccggtgttctctaaaaacccattgacatgtattgtgagtggatactgtcgataaacgaaatagccctggcagctatggatttagtgcctgttgagaaaaccctggcagctatggatttagtgcccgttgagtaaaccctggcaacgatggatttcatgccgattccttaggatgatccttaggaatgaattaacgaggagtagctgattcttagggtagacccttaagagtagagaagataatggggatgggtaattgg encodes:
- the LOC111895478 gene encoding cyclic nucleotide-gated ion channel 4, yielding MNSRHRFSDDYSDTIDDYSGDETMEVGSTESKSSIHGGAFRRGVLLAWEQVYLLACIIGMFIDPLFFYTLSISDSWMCVFIDGWFAITVTVVRCMTDALHAANMWLQFKSNRWWRYDVGLRHDDRNSCNVSRKAFLFDLFVILPIPQVVLWVVIPALLKKGLTTEIMTVSLLVFLFQYLPKIYHSVCLLRRMQNLSGYIFGTVWWGIVLNLIAYLVASHAVGACWYLLGMQRVVKCLKEKCMETNGICVSRFLTCQNPVYYGTDKFVKDHTRLLWGSNKEARTTCLESEDGYGAYKWTLQLFTNDSRLEKILLPIFWGLMNLSTFGNLESTTDWLECVFIIIVLTMGLLLVTMLIGNIKVFLHATTSKKLAMQLKMRNIEWWMKRRQLPQSFRQRVRNYERQRWTAMRGVDECEMIHNLPEGLRRDIKYHLCLDLVRQVPLFQHMDNLVLENICDRVKSLIFTKGETIAREGDPVQRMLFIVRGHLQSSQVLRDGVNSCCMLGPGNFSGDELLSWCLRRPFIERLPPSSSTLVTLETTEAFGLEADDVKYVTRHFRYTFVNEKVKRSARYYSPGWRTWAAVAIQLAWRRYQHRLTLTSLSFIRPRRPLSRCSSLGEDRLRLYTALLTSPKPNQDDFDF